Below is a window of Roseivirga misakiensis DNA.
GAATTCGATTCAATAGCCTCAATGATGAATTCAGGAGCTTCTGCCGGACCTCTTAAATAGGAAGAGTTTTCATCAAAAGGAATCCCAATTAAAGCGATATCACTAGAAGCCAAATTGCTTATCGATCCTTTGATAATTCCCATTACTTTTTCCAGTTATCGCGGAGTGTTACAGTTCTATTAAAGACTAAATTACCTTCGGTAGTATCCCCGTCCACAATAAAATAGCCTTGTCTTTCAAATTGAAATTGGTCTCCAACTTGAGCCGAGGCTAGTGAAGGTTCAAGCAAAACGCTTTTGTTCACCGTCAACGAATCTGGATTCAGATGATTTAGAAAATCATCTTCAATGGTGTTTAAATTCTCAGTTTTGAATAGGCGATCGTATTGTCTGATTTCTGCGCTTACGGCATGGTCGGCAGATACCCAGCCGAGTGTTCCTTTTACTTTTTTACCGCTAGTGTCATGGCCACTTCTAGTCTCAGGGTCATACTCGCAATGTAATTCGGTAATATTTCCGTCAGCATCTTTCACAAAGTCAACACATTTTACAATATAGCCGTACTTCAAGCGGACTTCTCGATCGGGTCCAAGTCTATACCATTTCTTCGGAGAGGGAGGGTTTTCCAAGAAATCTCCTTGTTCTATATAAATTTCACGAGTCAATGGCATTTCGCGAGTACCAGCAGTTTCATCGCCTGGATTATTCACCGCCGGCATCATTTCTACCTTATCCTCCGGCCAATTAGTAATGACCACCTTGAGCGGGTCCAGAATTCCAAAAACTCTGTTAGCCGTTTTGTTCAAATCCTCCCTGATACTATGTTCTAGTAAGGCAATATCCGTAATGCCATCTCGCCGAGCTACGCCTATTTTATGGGCGAAATTCTTGATGGAATTCGGCGTGTAACCTCTTCTTCTTAGGCCAGAAATTGTAGGCATGCGTGGGTCATCCCATCCCGTTACTTTACCCTCTTCTACGAGCTGTAAAAGCTTCCGCTTACTCACAATAGTATAGCCAAGGTTTAGTCTTGCAAATTCGGTTTGCTCTGAAGGAAAAATCTCTAATTCTTTAATAAACCAATCATAGAGCGGTTTATGGTCTCTAAATTCAAGTGTACAAAGGCTGTAAGTTACATGCTCAATAGAATCAGATTGACCATGAGCGAAATCATAATTTGGATAGATACACCATTTGTCACCAGTTCGGTGATGATCGACTTTTTTAATCCTGTAGATAATCGGATCACGCATGTGCATGTTCGGTGAATCCATATCTATTTTTGCCCGCAATACTCTGCTACCTTCCTCACAATTGCCACTTTTCATTTCCTCGAAAAGAGCAAGGTTTTCTTCTATAGAACGAGTTCTGAATGGGCTTGGAATTCCAGGTGTCGATGGGTTCGTTTTTCCTGCGCTAATCTCTTCCGCAGACTGATCGTCGATGTAGGCTTTGCCTTTTTGGATCAGTTTTAAAGCATATTGGTAAAGTGTTTCGAAGTAATCAGAGGTAAATAGGGGCTCATCACCATACTCATAGCCAAGCCATTTTATGTCCTCAATAATAGCGTCGACATATTCAGTACTTTCCTTGGCTGGGTTGGTATCGTCGAAGCGTAAATTACATTTACCGTTGTACTTCTCTGCGAGACCAAAGTTT
It encodes the following:
- a CDS encoding glutamine--tRNA ligase/YqeY domain fusion protein, which produces MSENENRESLNFIEQMIEEDLESGKNSMVQTRFPPEPNGYLHIGHAKSIVLNFGLAEKYNGKCNLRFDDTNPAKESTEYVDAIIEDIKWLGYEYGDEPLFTSDYFETLYQYALKLIQKGKAYIDDQSAEEISAGKTNPSTPGIPSPFRTRSIEENLALFEEMKSGNCEEGSRVLRAKIDMDSPNMHMRDPIIYRIKKVDHHRTGDKWCIYPNYDFAHGQSDSIEHVTYSLCTLEFRDHKPLYDWFIKELEIFPSEQTEFARLNLGYTIVSKRKLLQLVEEGKVTGWDDPRMPTISGLRRRGYTPNSIKNFAHKIGVARRDGITDIALLEHSIREDLNKTANRVFGILDPLKVVITNWPEDKVEMMPAVNNPGDETAGTREMPLTREIYIEQGDFLENPPSPKKWYRLGPDREVRLKYGYIVKCVDFVKDADGNITELHCEYDPETRSGHDTSGKKVKGTLGWVSADHAVSAEIRQYDRLFKTENLNTIEDDFLNHLNPDSLTVNKSVLLEPSLASAQVGDQFQFERQGYFIVDGDTTEGNLVFNRTVTLRDNWKK